In Trichoderma asperellum chromosome 1, complete sequence, a single window of DNA contains:
- a CDS encoding uncharacterized protein (TransMembrane:1 (o521-542i)~EggNog:ENOG41), whose amino-acid sequence METALANLSQLVDMQKKRSISHGPRFPLQQPVPPGGVTKMAMPPVGTVVSLLKHVKTAPPTFFTILCTLVGIKDVSDLCSTVYFPTEDFSDATFAVVNAMLYNLFVEQHSLAKEEAVREEYSKYVAICKANLETTLANFPLFLSPKIENVQALLLGCLYAIDVSRPSVAWHLITMAAWLCQAGGYHRTESLRNDPPLVARQKKIVFWHVYTLDKGLGLRLGRASVIAECDIDIPREFEVNGFDHLTSTTFPTLWVKISSLQSRIYEQLYSPVALASPQADLVQRARVLAAESSKLEIETDETREKVFALLKSIGTSDVVDVFIKGDEVQFYVTKTLIYRVIPAPEGSISRFCDECLDAARHAMKTHQECVVFMDISSYMRSMYIHWNLLLTPFAPFFVLFCYVIETSSFADLKVLQDFVDSLEAARGLSEPIDKLYLLCKVMFDIAKLYVEAKAQQQQDENSIPIGDEFEMYLSQLGFIPNEDQVMANASTNDAGAPVQGGGQVSQLADWFFGSRNMIGLLEEDLSQIDSHRWMQPDEM is encoded by the exons ATGGAGACTGCGCTCGCCAATCTCAGCCAGCTGGTCGACATGCAAAAGAAGCGCTCTATAAGCCACGGGCCTCGCTTCCCTTTGCAACAGCCCGTTCCTCCAGGGGGCGTGACCAAGATGGCGATGCCGCCGGTGGGTACAGTAGTTTCTCTACTGAAGCATGTCAAGA CCGCACCTCCTACCTTCTTCACCATCCTCTGCACTCTAGTCGGCATAAAGGACGTTTCAGACCTCTGCAGCACCGTCTATTTCCCTACCGAAGACTTTTCAGACGCGACCTTTGCTGTGGTCAATGCCATGCTGTACAACCTATTTGTAGAGCAACACTCGCTGGCGAAAGAGGAAGCGGTCCGTGAAGAGTACAGCAAATACGTCGCCATCTGCAAGGCGAATCTGGAGACGACACTGGCcaattttcctcttttcttgtcaCCAAAAATTGAGAATGTGCAGGCCTTACTTCTTGGG TGCCTCTATGCAATCGACGTCTCCAGACCTTCTGTAGCCTGGCACCTCATCACAATGGCCGCCTGGCTGTGCCAAGCCGGTGGCTACCATCGAACAGAATCCCTCAGGAATGACCCCCCACTGGTTGCGCGGCAAAAGAAGATTGTCTTTTGGCACGTTTACACTTTGGACAAGGGATTGGGTCTAAGACTTGGACGAGCGTCGGTGATAGCGGAATGTGATATTGATATCCCACGCGAGTTTGAAGTGAATGGCTTTGATCATCTAACCTCGACTACGTTTCCGACATTATGGGTTAAGATAAGCAGCTTACAGAGCCGGATTTACGAACAGCT ATACAGCCCGGTTGCCCTAGCAAGCCCCCAGGCTGACTTGGTCCAACGAGCCCGAGTCTTGGCTGCCGAAAGCAGCAAGCTGGAGATTGAGACGGACGAGACGCGCGAAAAGGTTTTTGCGCTGCTTAAATCGATAGGAACTTCGGATGTTGTCGACGTCTTTATCAAGGGCGACGAGGTCCAATTCTATGTCACCAAGACGCTCATCTATCGAGTCATCCCGGCCCCAGAAGGCTCCATCTCTCGATTTTGTGACGAGTGTCTGGATGCGGCGCGCCATGCCATGAAAACACATCAAGAATGCGTTGTATTCATGGATATTAGCTCGTATATGCGCTCCATGTATATCCATTG GAACCTCCTGCTGACACCATTTGCCCCGTTCTTCGTCTTGTTCTGCTACGTTATCGAAACATCTTCATTTGCAGATCTCAAGGTTCTTCAGGACTTTGTCGACTCCCTCGAAGCGGCGAGGGGGCTTTCAGAGCCCATCGACAAGCTCTACCTACTTTGTAAAGTCATGTTTGATATCGCTAAGCTGTATGTGGAAGCCaaggcccagcagcagcaggacgAGAACTCTATCCCCATCGGAGACGAATTTGAAATGTACTTGAGCCAACTGGGCTTCATCCCCAACGAGGACCAAGTCATGGCCAATGCTAGTACCAACGATGCTGGCGCGCCAGTTCAAGGCGGTGGTCAGGTGTCGCAGCTTGCAGATTGGTTTTTCGGCAGCCGTAACATGATTGGCCTTTTGGAAGAGGACCTTTCTCAGATAGACTCTCATAGGTGGATGCAGCCTGATGAGATGTAG
- the ERG6_1 gene encoding Delta(24)-sterol C-methyltransferase, whose amino-acid sequence MAPATLEKEDKARDAAFNKAMHGNSAKAKGGISAMFSKGADAKKAAVDEYFKHWDNKPAENETAEERAARTAEYATLTRHYYNLATDLYEYGWGQSFHFCRFSAGEPFYQAIARHEHYLAHSIGIKEGMKVLDVGCGVGGPAREIAKFTGCHVTGLNNNDYQIDRATHYAEKEGLSKQLAFVKGDFMQMSFPENTFDAVYAIEATVHAPTLEGIYSQIFRVLKPGGVFGVYEWLMTDEYDNNNLHHREIRLGIEQGDGISNMCKVSEALDAMHAAGFELLRHEDLADRDDHSPWYWPLSGELKYIQTLGDVFTIVRMTKWGRAIAHNLAGLLETVGIAPAGTKKTADSLALAADCLVAGGREKLFTPMYLMIGRKPEA is encoded by the exons ATGGCTCCCGCTACTCTCGAGAAGGAGGACAAGGCCCGAGATGCCGCCTTCAACAAGGCCATGCACGGCAActcggccaaggccaagggagGCATTTCTGCCATGTTCTCCAAGGGCGCTGATGCCAAAAAGGCCGCTGTGGACGAGTATTTCAAGCACTGGGACAACAAGCCCGCCGAGAACGAGACTGCCGAGGAGCGTGCC GCGCGAACAGCCGAGTATGCCACTCTGACGAGGCACTACTACAACCTGGCCACCGATCTGTACGAGTACGGCTGGGGCCAGTCCTTCCACTTCTGCCGCTTCTCCGCCGGCGAGCCCTTCTACCAGGCCATTGCCCGCCACGAGCACTACCTGGCCCACAGCATTGGCATCAAGGAGGGCATGAAGGTGCTCGATGTTGGCTGCGGTGTTGGCGGCCCAGCCCGTGAGATTGCAAAGTTCACCGGATGCCACGTCACCGGTCTCAACAACAACGACTACCAGATCGACCGAGCAACGCACTATGCCGAGAAGGAGGGTCTCTCCAAGCAGCTGGCCTTTGTCAAGGGTGACTTTATG CAAATGTCGTTCCCTGAAAACACCTTTGACGCCGTCTACGCCATTGAGGCCACCGTCCATGCCCCCACCCTGGAGGGCATCTACAGCCAAATCTTCCGCGTGCTCAAGCCCGGCGGTGTCTTTGGTGTCTACGAGTGGCTGATGACCGACGAAtacgacaacaacaacctGCACCACCGCGAGATCCGTCTCGGAATCGAGCAGGGTGATGGCATCTCCAACATGTGCAAGGTCTCCGAGGCCCTGGACGCCATGCACGCCGCTGGCTTCGAGCTCCTGAGACACGAGGATCTCGCTGACCGAGATGACCACTCCCCCTGGTACTGGCCGCTGTCTGGCGAGCTCAAGTACATCCAGACGCTCGGAGACGTCTTCACCATTGTCCGCATGACCAAATGGGGACGTGCCATTGCCCACAACCTGGCTGGTCTTCTCGAGACGGTGGGAATTGCGCCTGCCGGCACCAAGAAGACCGCCGACAGCTTGGCTCTTGCGGCTGACTGCCTGGTTGCTGGTGGTCGCGAGAAGCTCTTCACGCCCATGTACCTCATGATTGGCCGCAAGCCCGAggcttaa